The Flavobacterium piscisymbiosum genome includes a region encoding these proteins:
- a CDS encoding cupin-like domain-containing protein, which yields MKLTQIERVKKISKSDFISQYVKKQIPVVIEELTEDWPAYHKWKLHYIKEIAGDTIVPLYDNRPVNHEDGFNEAHTTMKMSDYINLLESKPTNYRIFLYNLMKEVPTLKDDFLWPDIGLRLVKQMPMLFFGGENSKVFMHYDIDYSNILHFHFHGEKQCMIFAPDQSKYMYKVPHALISREDIDFDNPDYEKFPALKNAEGYITNLKHGEVLYMPEGYWHYMKYLTPGFSMSLRAFPKNITNLSKAVYNVFIMRHFDILMRKFKGQKWIDYKNEKAITNTNENLRKSA from the coding sequence ATGAAGTTAACACAAATCGAAAGGGTAAAAAAGATCTCAAAATCTGATTTTATTTCCCAATATGTAAAAAAACAAATTCCAGTTGTTATTGAAGAGCTAACCGAAGATTGGCCGGCTTATCATAAATGGAAACTACACTATATCAAAGAAATCGCCGGAGACACTATTGTCCCTTTGTACGATAATAGGCCCGTAAATCATGAAGATGGCTTTAACGAAGCGCATACTACAATGAAAATGAGCGATTATATCAATTTATTAGAATCGAAGCCTACCAATTACCGTATTTTTCTTTATAATTTAATGAAGGAAGTCCCAACATTAAAAGATGACTTTTTATGGCCGGATATTGGATTAAGGCTAGTCAAGCAAATGCCGATGTTGTTTTTTGGCGGAGAAAACTCAAAAGTATTCATGCATTATGATATTGATTATTCGAATATTCTGCATTTTCATTTTCATGGCGAAAAACAATGTATGATTTTTGCTCCTGATCAGTCGAAGTATATGTACAAAGTTCCGCATGCTTTAATTTCGAGAGAAGACATTGATTTTGACAATCCCGATTATGAAAAATTCCCTGCACTAAAAAATGCCGAAGGTTATATCACCAATCTCAAACATGGCGAAGTTTTGTATATGCCCGAAGGTTACTGGCATTATATGAAGTATTTAACTCCAGGTTTCTCTATGAGTTTGCGTGCTTTTCCTAAAAATATTACCAATTTATCAAAAGCCGTTTACAACGTTTTTATCATGCGTCATTTTGATATCCTGATGCGGAAATTTAAAGGCCAAAAATGGATTGATTATAAAAATGAAAAAGCAATTACAAATACTAATGAAAACTTGAGAAAGAGCGCGTAA
- a CDS encoding reprolysin-like metallopeptidase: MKKNLLLLFFIFCCANIYAQSDNLWQKVSSVSVSKRINTSNSERIYYKLNTDFLKSKLSGTTTQSSKKSTTEITIPNANGVLERFTVWESSNFEPELQAKYPEIRAYEGIGVDDKSAKIHFSVAPIGIQTMVFRSEKPSEYIEQNPEDKSGYVLFTKNDMASTARLECKTTNEIPNVNTSSKTAKSAANNKVFKTLRLAISCTGEYTTYFGGTVDGALAGMNATMTRVNGVFNRDLAVKLVLIANTNAVIYTNAATDPYSDAAKGTSEDKSDGNDYWSKELQSTLTSVIGDANYDIGHLFGASGGGGNAACIGCVCESPTASNVIGKGSGYTSPSNNKPQGDTFDIDFVAHEMGHQLGANHTFSFDGTERTGMNVEPGSGSTIMGYAGITNYDVQDNSDDYFAYTSIWQIQSNLATKSCPLNTAIANNPPAIIAGLDYTIPISTPFILTGSGSNSAAVTYTWEQFDSAISSSTANSNSVAYPTKPDGPLFRSIIPSSSLVRYMPALSTVLGNKLTTTWESVSSIARTLHFTLTARDNGAEGLAQTNSDEMVVNVAANAGPFAVTSQNTNDVSWQIGSFQTVTWSVNNTNTLQGSSNVNIKLSTDGGLTYPIILAANTPNDGTQSVQIPTSVEASTNCRVLVEPTANIYYAINSQPFAVGYTSTTTCDSYSFGSAFDIPFASTFTTKTVNVPASTGAVSDVNVMVNFTHERISDVEIQIVSPKGTIVNLYNNKSCGGIQSTLALQFDDAGVPLDCSKITSQIVIPVDLLSIFNGQDPKGAWTLRVRDAVTGRFGKINSASVNICNQTFTLGEPSEVKVDFAVYPNPTRGNFTIQLESDSLQRIEVFVHDMAGQKVYYNSFDKAHHFNQNIDLTNLSAGMYFVTIIDGDDRTVKKLIVY; this comes from the coding sequence ATGAAAAAAAATCTACTTCTCTTGTTTTTTATTTTTTGTTGTGCAAATATTTATGCTCAAAGTGATAATTTGTGGCAAAAAGTGAGCTCAGTTTCTGTGAGCAAAAGGATAAATACATCTAATTCAGAAAGAATTTACTATAAGCTTAATACCGATTTTTTAAAATCGAAACTTTCCGGTACAACAACCCAATCATCAAAAAAGAGTACGACAGAAATTACGATCCCGAATGCTAACGGTGTTCTGGAAAGATTTACAGTGTGGGAATCTTCTAATTTTGAACCGGAACTACAAGCAAAATATCCGGAGATAAGAGCCTACGAAGGAATTGGTGTAGACGATAAATCGGCTAAAATTCATTTTAGTGTTGCACCTATTGGTATTCAGACTATGGTATTTCGTTCTGAGAAACCTTCTGAATATATTGAACAAAATCCTGAAGACAAGTCCGGATATGTATTGTTTACTAAAAACGATATGGCATCTACAGCACGATTAGAGTGTAAAACGACAAATGAAATACCGAATGTAAATACTTCATCAAAAACAGCAAAGTCGGCTGCAAATAATAAAGTTTTCAAAACCTTACGATTAGCTATTTCCTGTACAGGAGAGTACACAACCTATTTTGGCGGAACAGTAGACGGTGCATTAGCAGGAATGAATGCTACAATGACAAGAGTAAACGGAGTTTTTAATAGAGATCTAGCTGTAAAATTGGTTTTAATTGCGAATACAAATGCAGTTATTTATACAAATGCTGCAACAGATCCCTATTCTGATGCCGCCAAAGGAACATCAGAAGACAAATCAGACGGTAATGATTATTGGAGTAAAGAACTTCAAAGTACATTGACAAGCGTTATTGGTGATGCAAATTATGATATAGGACATTTATTTGGTGCATCCGGAGGCGGTGGTAATGCAGCTTGTATAGGTTGTGTTTGCGAAAGCCCAACAGCATCAAATGTTATTGGTAAAGGAAGCGGATATACCTCGCCATCTAACAATAAACCTCAGGGAGATACTTTTGATATTGATTTTGTTGCCCACGAAATGGGACATCAATTAGGAGCCAATCATACTTTTTCTTTTGATGGTACCGAAAGAACAGGCATGAATGTAGAACCAGGAAGCGGGTCTACCATTATGGGGTATGCAGGAATAACAAACTATGATGTTCAGGATAATTCAGATGATTATTTTGCCTATACCAGTATTTGGCAAATTCAGAGCAATCTTGCTACAAAAAGTTGTCCGTTAAATACGGCAATAGCAAATAATCCGCCCGCAATTATTGCCGGCTTAGATTATACAATTCCAATAAGTACACCATTTATTTTAACGGGTTCAGGGTCTAATAGTGCTGCCGTAACTTATACCTGGGAACAATTTGATAGTGCGATATCATCATCAACGGCCAATAGTAATAGTGTTGCTTATCCCACAAAACCAGACGGGCCATTATTTAGATCTATAATTCCGTCTAGTTCTTTGGTTCGTTATATGCCGGCTTTAAGCACTGTTCTTGGAAATAAATTAACCACAACCTGGGAGTCTGTTTCGTCTATTGCAAGAACGTTGCATTTTACCCTAACAGCAAGGGATAATGGAGCTGAGGGACTGGCGCAAACGAATAGTGATGAAATGGTAGTGAATGTGGCTGCTAATGCCGGTCCGTTTGCAGTAACTTCACAAAATACCAATGATGTAAGCTGGCAAATAGGATCATTTCAAACCGTAACCTGGAGCGTAAACAATACCAATACCTTACAAGGCTCGTCGAATGTAAATATTAAATTATCTACAGATGGCGGATTGACATATCCGATTATTTTGGCCGCAAATACACCAAACGATGGTACTCAATCAGTCCAGATTCCAACAAGTGTGGAAGCTTCAACAAATTGCAGGGTTTTGGTTGAACCAACAGCTAATATTTATTATGCCATAAATAGCCAGCCGTTTGCAGTAGGTTACACCTCTACGACAACTTGTGATTCTTATAGTTTCGGAAGCGCTTTTGATATTCCTTTTGCATCTACTTTTACAACCAAAACGGTAAATGTACCTGCTTCTACAGGAGCTGTTTCTGACGTCAATGTGATGGTGAATTTTACACATGAAAGAATTTCTGATGTCGAAATTCAGATCGTTAGTCCAAAAGGAACAATAGTTAATTTATATAACAATAAAAGCTGTGGCGGAATCCAGTCTACTTTAGCCTTACAATTTGATGATGCAGGAGTTCCTTTAGATTGTTCTAAAATCACCAGCCAAATTGTTATTCCGGTAGATTTGTTAAGTATATTTAATGGGCAGGATCCTAAAGGTGCCTGGACTTTAAGAGTTCGTGACGCCGTTACAGGCAGGTTTGGGAAAATAAATTCGGCTTCGGTAAATATTTGTAATCAAACTTTTACTTTGGGAGAACCTAGTGAGGTAAAAGTAGATTTTGCAGTCTATCCAAATCCAACCAGAGGAAATTTTACTATTCAGCTCGAAAGTGATTCTTTGCAGAGAATTGAGGTTTTTGTACACGATATGGCAGGCCAAAAAGTCTATTATAATTCTTTTGATAAAGCGCATCATTTTAATCAGAACATTGATTTAACAAATCTGTCTGCAGGAATGTATTTCGTAACGATTATTGATGGAGATGACAGGACAGTCAAGAAACTGATTGTTTATTAA
- a CDS encoding fibronectin type III domain-containing protein: MKRILLTLQLVAFPLFFYAQTKTVSFTGNATTNVTTTFVVPAGVTPITINAWGGGGGGGSAIVGGLDLQRGGGGGGGGAFAGGVYTISSGISLSITAGGAGSGGPMSTSTNPGSGLTGKTSTVVGYVTAVGGNGGTGNNAGGIVSGGAGGLASASTGQITRSGVSGASGTTGIIGLGAVGGAGGNSVDGTGVLAGAGGAERGSLLGATAGNPGSIPGGGGGGAKNLLATPTPGGDGGAGKVTISYNCPTYALTSTAASVVDLCSGTSSIITLTGLPAGLYSVSYQVNSVAQTAVSMNVDVTGKGTFIAPGFTTLGAKSLAITSLTSGTSANAADNCTTGPLTSNNTATVTTISSGIAPVALAGSAATCTQITANWQAVSGTSYYVLDVSTDINFGSFVGTYNALNVGNVLTYTITGLNNTTTYYYRIRAFSGSCISANSNTITYKPAVVPGNVILAPVTNVVCSVFTANWAAEANAVTYLLDVSTDVGFGSFVAGYNSLNIGSVTSYTVTGLSPSTTYYYRIRAQNGCGTSSSSTATVQNTTTTSAIPGTVVSTLPTNVVCTVFTANWNAQTNATSYLLDVSTDGGFGSFVPGYNSLDVGNVTTYTVTGLSTSTTYYYRIRGKNGCGSSTAYSVVQGATTLNSAPLAPTGVASSAVLCTQFTMSWSAATNALTYEVQISTSNTFPATSATQTYTGITATNYNFTGLTPGTVYYYRVLATNGCGMSSYGVPSPASTSTLTVPATPTISASGSLNICQTSNVTLTSSSATNNVWSTGATSQSIVVTSAGNYTVKVVNAGGCESASSLPSTVTISNLPTATAGGSITICSNGSATVSGATSTNGTVQWTFSGGSGTLSNPTTLTPTYTPSLGGTARTVILTMTVTSNNACSPQIATATYTVNIQGAPTAVSSGSQTICVNGSATISGASATNGTVVWTHNGSGTITNAATLTPTYNSVTADSGNQVILTMTVTASPTCSLSYIATSTYPVLVQPVPSTPQNNSPVQPTCLVSTGSVVLKNLPNRNDYTIIQGGTALNTYTGGSGADLTTYTISGLIPGTYNFTVQYPGSCISLPLQNIIINSLETNTYTIAGGWSNGATTTLDQNIIFADDFSSIGDINGCTCKVNAGKKVTINELHTLTIENELVVDPSVGTELTFQNNASLVQINNATNSGNIKYMRTIGIRQADFVYWSTPVNPQKLIDVSQNTKADMFYYHHGSGWIDADRNADMVVGKGYIIRGPENYPNDSKTDYTANFIGVPNNGNLTGEPLEVGKYRLIGNPYPSALSADALILGNTVLNGTLYFWTHNTAVTPVGNYDYNPNDYASYNLSGGVATAKSAKSDPGHSDDPANDNGKKPTGKIGAGQAFFASGRLAGPVIYNNSMRSGGANNSQFFKSSETSKEATVEKNRIWLNMSNAEGVFKQILIGYIQGATNAYESKFDGVSFNGNPYLDFYSMVNTTKLVIQGRALPFVDTDIAPLGYRTAIEGNFTISIDEVDGNMTSQAIYLEDKTVGITHDLRASDYTFTTAIGTFTDRFVLRYTNKTLGTEDFENLENGISVSVKNKTIDVLSSKENIKEVTIFDITGKRLYNKTKVGNTELQIQNLQSENQVLLVKVTLENDFTSTKKIIF, from the coding sequence ATGAAAAGAATTTTACTTACTCTACAGTTAGTTGCATTTCCCTTATTTTTTTACGCACAAACTAAAACGGTTTCTTTTACAGGTAATGCGACTACAAATGTTACCACTACTTTTGTAGTTCCTGCCGGAGTAACCCCAATTACTATTAATGCTTGGGGTGGCGGTGGCGGTGGCGGTAGCGCAATTGTAGGAGGATTAGACTTGCAAAGAGGCGGTGGCGGTGGTGGCGGTGGCGCATTTGCAGGGGGAGTATATACAATTTCTTCCGGAATATCATTATCTATAACAGCTGGAGGTGCAGGTTCTGGTGGTCCAATGTCTACCTCTACAAATCCCGGAAGTGGTTTAACTGGAAAAACTTCAACAGTTGTTGGATATGTTACAGCCGTTGGAGGAAACGGAGGAACAGGAAATAATGCCGGGGGTATAGTTTCAGGAGGTGCGGGAGGTTTAGCTTCTGCATCAACAGGCCAAATAACCAGAAGTGGAGTGTCAGGTGCTTCAGGAACTACTGGTATAATAGGCTTGGGAGCTGTTGGAGGTGCTGGTGGTAATAGTGTTGATGGAACTGGTGTTTTGGCTGGTGCAGGTGGCGCTGAGAGAGGTTCTTTATTAGGAGCTACTGCTGGTAATCCCGGTTCTATACCTGGAGGAGGAGGAGGAGGAGCAAAGAATCTTTTAGCTACTCCAACTCCTGGAGGAGATGGTGGAGCAGGTAAAGTAACAATTTCTTATAATTGTCCTACTTATGCTTTAACTAGCACTGCAGCATCAGTTGTAGATCTTTGTTCAGGAACATCATCAATTATAACCCTTACTGGTTTACCTGCGGGTCTTTATAGTGTGTCATATCAGGTAAATAGTGTAGCACAGACAGCTGTAAGTATGAATGTAGATGTTACTGGAAAAGGCACATTTATAGCTCCCGGGTTTACAACTTTAGGTGCTAAAAGCTTAGCTATTACATCTTTAACATCAGGAACTAGTGCAAATGCTGCTGATAACTGTACTACAGGGCCTTTAACTTCAAATAATACTGCTACGGTTACTACAATTTCTTCCGGAATTGCACCGGTTGCTTTGGCAGGAAGCGCAGCAACGTGTACACAAATCACAGCAAATTGGCAAGCCGTTTCAGGAACAAGTTATTATGTGCTTGACGTCTCTACAGATATTAATTTTGGTAGTTTTGTAGGTACATATAATGCTTTGAACGTAGGAAATGTGTTGACATATACTATTACAGGTTTAAATAATACTACAACTTATTATTATAGAATCAGAGCATTTAGCGGATCTTGTATCAGTGCAAATTCAAATACCATAACGTATAAACCTGCAGTTGTCCCGGGTAATGTTATTTTAGCGCCGGTTACAAATGTAGTTTGTAGTGTGTTTACTGCCAATTGGGCAGCTGAAGCAAATGCTGTAACTTACTTATTAGACGTTTCAACAGATGTAGGTTTTGGTAGTTTTGTTGCAGGTTATAATTCATTGAATATTGGTAGTGTAACAAGTTATACAGTAACCGGATTATCTCCAAGTACTACTTATTATTATCGAATCCGGGCACAAAATGGTTGTGGTACAAGTTCCTCTTCAACGGCTACGGTACAGAATACGACAACTACAAGTGCCATTCCGGGAACAGTTGTTTCTACTTTACCTACAAATGTTGTTTGTACTGTATTCACTGCTAATTGGAATGCACAAACAAATGCAACAAGTTATTTGTTAGACGTTTCAACAGATGGAGGATTTGGCAGTTTTGTTCCGGGTTATAATTCACTTGATGTTGGTAATGTAACGACTTATACGGTTACAGGTTTATCAACTTCAACTACATATTATTACAGGATAAGAGGTAAAAATGGTTGTGGAAGTAGCACGGCTTATTCTGTTGTTCAAGGAGCTACAACATTAAATAGTGCTCCTTTGGCACCCACTGGTGTAGCTTCTTCGGCAGTTTTGTGTACTCAGTTTACAATGTCTTGGAGTGCTGCAACAAATGCTTTAACTTACGAAGTTCAGATTTCTACCAGTAATACATTTCCTGCCACTTCAGCTACCCAAACTTATACTGGGATTACAGCAACAAATTATAATTTTACAGGATTAACCCCAGGAACTGTTTATTATTATAGGGTTCTTGCAACAAATGGCTGTGGAATGAGTTCTTATGGAGTACCATCTCCAGCTTCTACAAGTACTCTTACTGTTCCTGCGACTCCTACAATATCAGCTTCCGGATCCTTAAATATTTGCCAAACCAGTAATGTTACGCTTACCTCAAGTTCAGCTACAAATAATGTATGGTCAACAGGTGCAACATCGCAAAGTATTGTCGTTACATCAGCAGGAAATTATACTGTAAAAGTAGTTAATGCAGGAGGATGTGAAAGTGCTTCTTCTTTACCATCTACAGTAACAATTTCTAATTTGCCAACGGCTACAGCAGGGGGAAGCATAACAATCTGTTCTAATGGCTCTGCAACTGTATCTGGAGCAACTTCAACAAATGGTACTGTTCAATGGACTTTTAGTGGAGGCTCAGGAACATTGTCCAATCCCACAACACTCACGCCTACTTACACTCCTTCTTTAGGGGGAACAGCAAGAACGGTAATTTTAACAATGACTGTTACAAGTAATAATGCATGTTCGCCACAAATAGCAACTGCTACTTATACAGTAAATATTCAGGGAGCACCAACAGCTGTTTCATCAGGTTCACAAACAATTTGTGTAAACGGATCAGCTACGATAAGTGGAGCTTCAGCAACGAATGGAACTGTTGTATGGACACATAATGGCTCAGGGACTATTACAAATGCAGCAACCCTAACACCAACATATAATTCTGTAACGGCAGATAGTGGGAATCAGGTAATCTTAACAATGACAGTGACAGCTTCACCAACTTGTTCACTTTCTTATATTGCAACATCAACCTATCCTGTATTAGTGCAGCCTGTACCCTCTACTCCCCAAAATAATTCTCCAGTGCAGCCCACATGTCTTGTTTCGACAGGTAGTGTAGTTTTAAAGAATTTGCCAAATAGAAATGATTATACAATTATTCAAGGTGGAACAGCTTTAAATACATACACAGGAGGATCAGGGGCTGATTTAACCACTTATACTATTTCAGGATTAATTCCTGGCACCTATAATTTTACCGTTCAATATCCCGGAAGCTGTATTTCGCTGCCATTACAAAATATAATAATAAATTCTTTAGAAACAAATACATATACCATTGCAGGAGGCTGGTCGAATGGAGCAACAACAACATTGGATCAAAATATTATTTTTGCCGATGATTTTTCTTCAATTGGTGATATAAATGGTTGTACATGTAAGGTTAATGCAGGTAAAAAAGTGACTATAAATGAATTGCATACCTTAACGATTGAAAATGAATTGGTCGTTGATCCGTCAGTAGGGACGGAATTAACATTTCAAAATAATGCAAGTTTAGTTCAGATTAATAATGCAACTAATTCAGGGAATATCAAATACATGCGGACAATTGGTATTCGTCAGGCTGATTTTGTGTATTGGTCAACACCCGTGAATCCACAAAAATTAATTGATGTTTCACAAAATACCAAAGCAGATATGTTTTATTATCATCATGGTTCAGGCTGGATTGATGCTGATAGAAACGCCGATATGGTTGTTGGAAAAGGATATATTATTCGTGGTCCTGAAAATTATCCAAATGATTCAAAAACGGATTACACTGCTAATTTTATTGGAGTGCCAAATAACGGAAATCTAACAGGTGAACCATTAGAGGTGGGTAAATATCGTTTAATTGGAAATCCTTATCCATCGGCTTTAAGTGCAGACGCTCTTATATTGGGTAATACGGTTTTAAACGGAACTCTTTATTTTTGGACGCATAACACGGCTGTAACCCCTGTTGGAAATTATGATTATAATCCAAACGATTATGCCAGTTATAACCTTAGTGGTGGTGTAGCAACTGCAAAATCAGCAAAATCAGATCCTGGACATTCAGACGATCCTGCAAATGATAATGGTAAAAAACCAACAGGTAAAATAGGGGCTGGTCAAGCTTTTTTTGCCAGTGGACGTTTAGCAGGACCTGTGATTTACAATAATTCAATGCGATCAGGAGGAGCTAATAACAGTCAATTTTTCAAATCATCCGAAACTTCAAAAGAAGCTACTGTTGAAAAAAATCGCATCTGGCTAAATATGTCTAATGCAGAAGGAGTTTTTAAACAAATTTTGATAGGTTATATACAAGGTGCTACTAATGCTTATGAAAGCAAATTTGATGGAGTAAGTTTTAATGGTAATCCATATCTTGATTTTTATAGTATGGTTAATACCACTAAACTTGTAATTCAAGGTCGTGCTTTGCCATTTGTAGACACCGATATCGCTCCATTAGGATATAGAACGGCGATTGAAGGTAATTTTACTATTTCGATCGATGAAGTTGATGGCAATATGACTAGTCAGGCGATTTATCTCGAAGATAAAACAGTCGGAATAACTCATGATCTAAGAGCAAGTGATTATACTTTTACTACTGCGATTGGGACTTTTACAGATCGTTTTGTATTGCGTTACACTAACAAAACATTAGGAACCGAAGATTTTGAGAACCTTGAAAACGGTATTTCAGTCTCAGTAAAAAATAAAACCATAGATGTTTTATCATCAAAAGAAAATATAAAAGAAGTTACGATTTTTGATATTACAGGAAAGCGACTTTATAATAAAACAAAAGTTGGAAATACAGAACTTCAAATTCAAAACCTGCAATCAGAAAATCAGGTTTTATTAGTAAAAGTAACTTTAGAAAACGACTTTACATCAACAAAAAAAATAATATTTTAA
- a CDS encoding bifunctional riboflavin kinase/FAD synthetase, with translation MKLFHSINDFQSTKKTILTLGTFDGVHIGHKKILERITQNTENGKYESLVLTFFPHPRMVLQEKSEIKLLNTIAEKTKLLEATGIENLVIHPFNESFSRLTAEEFVHSILVDQFHIQKIIIGHDHRFGRNRTANIDDLIAFGAEYGFEVEQISAQEIQDVSVSSTKIRKALNEGNMDLANDYLGYSYFLTGEVVKGKQLGRTIGFPTANIKIEEEYKLIPKIGVYVVKALINRKEVFGMMNIGYNPTVNGQNQTIEVNLFDFDADIYGQKIEVSLLQYLREEQKFGSLDLLKAQLNQDKKDALAFVSQL, from the coding sequence TTGAAGCTCTTTCATTCTATAAACGATTTTCAGTCAACCAAGAAAACAATTTTAACTCTTGGCACCTTTGACGGCGTACATATTGGTCATAAAAAAATTCTTGAACGAATTACTCAAAATACTGAAAACGGAAAATACGAAAGTTTAGTGCTTACTTTTTTTCCGCATCCAAGAATGGTTTTGCAGGAAAAATCAGAAATAAAGTTACTAAATACTATTGCTGAAAAAACAAAACTTCTGGAAGCAACCGGAATCGAAAATCTTGTTATTCATCCGTTTAACGAAAGCTTTTCAAGATTAACTGCCGAAGAGTTTGTACATTCTATTTTGGTAGATCAATTTCATATTCAGAAAATAATTATTGGTCACGATCACCGTTTTGGAAGAAACAGAACCGCCAATATTGATGATCTAATTGCTTTTGGAGCTGAATATGGTTTTGAAGTCGAACAAATTTCGGCTCAGGAAATTCAGGATGTATCTGTAAGTTCAACCAAAATTAGAAAAGCTCTGAACGAAGGAAATATGGATTTGGCCAATGACTATTTGGGATATTCTTATTTTTTAACCGGTGAAGTGGTAAAAGGAAAACAATTAGGAAGAACAATTGGTTTCCCTACTGCCAACATCAAAATTGAAGAAGAATACAAACTAATTCCAAAAATTGGTGTTTATGTAGTGAAAGCTTTAATAAATAGAAAAGAAGTTTTTGGGATGATGAATATTGGTTACAACCCAACTGTAAATGGGCAAAACCAAACTATCGAAGTCAACTTATTCGACTTTGATGCTGATATTTACGGTCAAAAAATCGAAGTTTCGTTACTACAATATCTTCGCGAAGAACAAAAATTTGGCTCTCTGGATTTGCTGAAAGCTCAATTAAATCAGGATAAAAAAGATGCTTTGGCTTTTGTAAGTCAACTTTAA
- the bioB gene encoding biotin synthase BioB — MNVTKHNWTKDEIIAIYNKPMMDLLYEAATIHRQKHDPNVVQVSTLLSIKTGGCPEDCGYCPQAARYNTGVEGNDLMSVSQVKAQALRAKSSGSSRVCMGAAWRNVKDGEEFDQVLEMVRTINKLDMEVCCTLGMITENQAQRLAEAGLYAYNHNLDTSEEYYKDVISTRGFEDRLQTIENVRKTNVTVCSGGIIGMGESIEDRAGMLVALSTLNPQPESVPINALVAVEGTPMEEEKPVEIWEMIRMVATTRIVMPDTQVRLSAGRTNMSREGQAMCFFAGANSIFAGDKLLTTPNPDVQEDMKMFDLLGLIPQKPFVKVSQPQTVEAADSQFAPLGEKPKWSRPGHTIERNLEASIKSKN, encoded by the coding sequence ATGAACGTTACCAAACACAACTGGACAAAAGACGAGATAATCGCCATATATAATAAACCCATGATGGACCTGCTGTATGAAGCAGCCACAATACACAGGCAAAAACACGATCCAAACGTGGTTCAGGTTTCTACTTTACTCTCTATCAAAACAGGCGGCTGTCCTGAAGATTGCGGTTATTGTCCGCAAGCTGCACGTTACAACACAGGTGTAGAAGGAAATGATTTAATGAGTGTAAGTCAGGTAAAAGCGCAGGCTTTGCGTGCCAAATCCAGCGGATCATCACGCGTTTGTATGGGAGCTGCGTGGAGAAATGTAAAAGACGGCGAAGAGTTTGATCAGGTTCTTGAAATGGTTCGTACCATAAACAAACTAGACATGGAGGTTTGCTGTACTTTGGGTATGATTACCGAAAATCAGGCACAACGTTTGGCAGAAGCTGGTTTATATGCGTACAATCACAATTTAGATACTTCTGAAGAATATTATAAAGATGTTATTTCAACCCGTGGCTTCGAAGATCGTTTGCAAACAATAGAAAATGTTCGTAAAACCAATGTTACGGTTTGTAGCGGTGGAATTATCGGGATGGGAGAAAGCATCGAAGACAGAGCCGGAATGCTTGTAGCGCTTTCGACATTGAATCCTCAACCGGAATCTGTGCCTATTAACGCTTTGGTTGCTGTTGAAGGAACTCCGATGGAAGAAGAAAAACCAGTTGAAATCTGGGAAATGATTCGTATGGTTGCTACGACAAGAATCGTAATGCCGGATACGCAGGTACGTTTATCTGCAGGTAGAACCAATATGAGCCGCGAAGGACAGGCTATGTGCTTTTTTGCCGGTGCAAATTCTATTTTTGCCGGAGATAAATTGCTTACAACACCAAATCCTGATGTTCAGGAAGACATGAAAATGTTTGACTTGTTAGGCTTGATTCCGCAAAAACCATTTGTAAAAGTTTCGCAGCCTCAAACCGTTGAAGCAGCAGATTCTCAGTTCGCTCCATTAGGCGAAAAACCTAAATGGTCGAGACCAGGACATACGATTGAGAGAAACCTTGAAGCTTCGATCAAATCAAAAAATTAA